The Piliocolobus tephrosceles isolate RC106 unplaced genomic scaffold, ASM277652v3 unscaffolded_17080, whole genome shotgun sequence genome window below encodes:
- the LOC113220951 gene encoding protein-arginine deiminase type-4-like yields the protein MPTSSGNTLTDIPRNNTLHPSVQSSGHLILTITRRNAGRAMAGPAPPHCILCFPICLIYSSAPEDCTSFSVSASPGVIVDIAHSPPAKKKSTGSSTWPLDPGVEVTLTMKAASGSTGDQKVSVIAVGWQCGCISAGQPLALCPAVIHSTNLAEPLSLWKSLWWLLPAIVSAGTIMYGCRGFVEVRV from the coding sequence atgccaacCTCCTccggcaacaccctcacagatatacctagaaacaatactttgcatccttcagtccaatcaagcggacacctaatattaaccatcacaaggaGAAATGCTGGGAGAGCCATGGCCGGCCCAGCCCctcctcactgcatcctctgcttccCCATCTGTCTTATCTACAGCTCTGCCCCTGAGGACTGCACATCCTTCAGCGTCAGCGCCTCTCCAGGGGTGATCGTGGATATTGCCCACAGCCCTCCAGCCAAGAAGAAGTCCACAGGTTCCTCCACATGGCCCCTGGACCCTGGGGTAGAGGTGACCCTGACGATGAAAGCGGCCAGTGGCAGCACAGGCGACCAGAAGGTGAGTGTCATAGCTGTGGGGTGGCAGTGTGGATGCATTTCAGCAGGGCAGCCACTCGCACTCTGTCCTGCTGTAATCCACAGCACCAACCTGGCAGAACCTCTTTCCCTGTGGAAAAGCTTGTGGTGGCTTCTTCCAGCCATAGTGTCCGCAGGAACAATAATGTATGGCTGCCGGGGGTTCGTGGAGGTCAGGGTTTAG